Genomic segment of Limnochordia bacterium:
GTGCCAGGCAGATTCTGTTTACAGACTTTAGTTTCATTTTTGTGGCGGTATATATTTTCATTCCCTTTATGATCCTCCCGATCTTCGGCGCGTTAGAGGAGTTGGATCCCTCGTTGGTGGCAGCGGCATATGACTTAGGTGCATCCCCCTGGACCACCTTTCGCAAAGTGATCTTTCCATTGACTATTAGTGGGGTGCAGTCGGGATGTCAGGCGGTATTTATTCCGTCGTTATCCCTGTTTATGATTACCCGGCTAATTGCAGGAAATCGGGTGATTACCTTAGGAACTGCCATTGAACAGCACTTTTTGGTGACACAGGATTGGGGGATGGGATCCGCTCTTGCCATCGTCTTGATCATCGCCATGGGGCTAACAATGTTGCTTACAACAGGTAGAAAGCGGGTGAGCTCAGGTGGGTAAGAGGTTCAAATTGTCTACGATCTATCTTGTGTGTGTGTTTGCGATCCTTTATGCACCTATCTTGTACCTTGCTTATTACTCATTTAACAGTGGGGGTACCATGTATCATTTTGATGAGTTCACCCTGGATTGGTACCGGGAGGTATTTCAGGATACCCGCCTACTGGTGATACTGTTAAACACCCTGACCATTGCCTTGTTATCTGCGGCGATCTCCACAATTATTGGTGTTGCCGGGGCCATTGCCATTCATAATGTGAAGCGTAGAGAGTTTCGTAACGCTCTCCTGACCTTAAATAATGTGATGATTGTCAGTCCAGATGTGATCATTGGTGCATCGTTTTTGATTCTGTTTGCGATGATTGGCATGCAACTGGGGTTTGCCTCCGTCCTCATTGCACACATCGCCTTTAGTGTACCCATTGTGGTTTTGATGGTTCTACCCAAATTACAGGAGATGAGTCCCTCGTTGATCGATGCTGCCCTAGATTTGGGCGCAACCCGACGGGATGTTCTGACCAGGGTAGTCA
This window contains:
- a CDS encoding ABC transporter permease; its protein translation is MGKRFKLSTIYLVCVFAILYAPILYLAYYSFNSGGTMYHFDEFTLDWYREVFQDTRLLVILLNTLTIALLSAAISTIIGVAGAIAIHNVKRREFRNALLTLNNVMIVSPDVIIGASFLILFAMIGMQLGFASVLIAHIAFSVPIVVLMVLPKLQEMSPSLIDAALDLGATRRDVLTRVVIPYITPGIMAGFFMALTYSLDDFAVTFFVTGSGFSTLSVEIYSMARRGISLTINALSTLVFLVTLALVIGYYAISKQAGRPNKVEVSK
- a CDS encoding ABC transporter permease, with protein sequence MDKRTRNIYLIPYVVWIVLFVIVPIVLVGYYSLFDIEGALTIENYKRFFSPIYLSMALRSFWYAFLVTAFSLLIAYPTSYLLTKTKHKQLWLLLIVMPSWMNLLLKTYAFIGLLGTYGPVNSFLEVIGIGARQILFTDFSFIFVAVYIFIPFMILPIFGALEELDPSLVAAAYDLGASPWTTFRKVIFPLTISGVQSGCQAVFIPSLSLFMITRLIAGNRVITLGTAIEQHFLVTQDWGMGSALAIVLIIAMGLTMLLTTGRKRVSSGG